GCCGGCAATCTGCTGGCAAACGTCTGCCCCTACTTCCATCTGCTTTTTAAACTGCTTGCTGGAGTTGGCATGGCTGAAATCGATCATCACCTGCGGTGGCAGCCCGGCTTTTTCCAGCCCGACCTTCACTTCTGCCACGTGTTTCGCGCTGTAGTTCGGCTCTTTACCGCCGCGCAGAATGATATGGCAGTCACCGTTACCACTGGTGTTAACGATGGCGGAATGGCCCCATTTGGTCACGGACAGGAAGCAGTGCGGCGCACCCGCTGCGTTGATAGCGTCGATAGCCACCTTAATGGTGCCGTCAGTGCCGTTTTTGAAACCTACCGGGCAAGAAAGACCGGACGCCAGCTCACGGTGAACCTGAGATTCGGTTGTGCGGGCACCAATTGCGCCCCAGCTCATCAGGTCTGCCAGATATTGTGGCGTAATCATGTCGAGGAATTCACCGGCCGCAGGCAGGCCGCTGTCGTTGATCTCCAGCAGCAGCTTGCGCGCAATGCGCAGGCCGTCGTTGATCTGGAAGCTGTTATCCATATGCGGATCGTTAATCAGCCCTTTCCAGCCCACGGTGGTACGCGGTTTTTCAAAATAAACGCGCATCACGATTTCCAGCTCGTCCTTCAGCTCTTCACGGAGGGTGAGCAGACGGGCAGCGTACTCTTTCGCAGCTGCAGGATCGTGAATGGAGCACGGACCAATCACCACCAGAAGACGATCGTCATTACCTTTCAGGATCTTATGGATCGCTTTACGAGCATGAGAAACCGTGTTTGCGGCATTTTCAGTGGCGGGGAATTTCTCAAGGAGCGCTACAGGAGGTAATAACTCGTTGATCTCTTTAATGCGTAAATCGTCGTTCTGATAATTCATTTTCTTTCCAGCTCTGCCATATCTTTAGTAATGAAAGCAATCCTTTCAATCTATCTTGTCGACCAGGAAGTGTAAACACGGTTTTACACTTCACGCAGATAATTCCTGGAATTCGCCTAAAAATCGCCACAAAATAGCGAAAAACGAGATCTAACCTAAGCTTTTTAACTGTAACAACCAATTTTACACGCTTAAACGCGATTCCCTACTGACGTAAGTCCGTAAGGCGGAATCTTTCGCCTCAGAAAAAGATGCACTGTTGGAGAATGTTATCCAGCGTAACGACAAGAACAGGAGCACCATGATGAAAATGACAAAACTGGCAACCCTCTTCCTGACCGCCACACTTACTCTGGCAAGCGGCAGCGTCCTGGCCGCGGAAACGGGCACATCAGACAGCAACGGTGATGCGAATGCCGCTGCGGCAGCAGGCCAGCCCGCACCTGATGCGAAACAGAATATCGCCCCGAATAATGTCGACAACAGCCAGATTAATACCGGCAACACCAACACCGGCGGCACCATGCTGCATCCCAACGGCAGCGGTTCCGGCACCATGAATCATGACAATATGAGCTCGGACGAGGTTCATAAGAACTCAATGTGCAAGGACGGCAAATGCCCTGACCCTAATGACAAAGTAGGGAACGATGCGAATACCAAAACCGATGGCACCACCCAGTAACGGGGGTGTTCGGTAAGAAAAAGGAGAGCTCTGGCTCTCCTTTCTTTTTGGAGTAACCTATTAAAAACGCTACACTAAAAACAATAACACATCAGGAAAGCAGACATGGCTCACTCCCATTCCCATTCACCCTCTCCCGGCAACGACAACGCTAAACGACTGATGCTGGCCTTTGGCGTTACCGCAACGTTTATGATTATCGAGGTCATTGGCGGCCTGATTTCCGGCTCTCTGGCGCTACTGGCCGATGCCGGACACATGCTGACCGATGCCGCAGCGCTGCTCTTCGCCCTGCTGGCGGTGCAGTTTGCGCGTCGTCCTCCCAATGCGCGCCATACCTTCGGCTGGCTGAGGCTGACAACCCTCGCCGCGTTTGTTAACGCTATTGCGCTGGTGGTCATTACCGTTCTTATCGTCTGGGAGGCCGTACAGCGATTCAGACACCCGCAGCCGATCGCCGGGGCGACAATGATGGTGATTGCCGTGGCG
This region of Enterobacter asburiae genomic DNA includes:
- the aroG gene encoding 3-deoxy-7-phosphoheptulonate synthase AroG; protein product: MNYQNDDLRIKEINELLPPVALLEKFPATENAANTVSHARKAIHKILKGNDDRLLVVIGPCSIHDPAAAKEYAARLLTLREELKDELEIVMRVYFEKPRTTVGWKGLINDPHMDNSFQINDGLRIARKLLLEINDSGLPAAGEFLDMITPQYLADLMSWGAIGARTTESQVHRELASGLSCPVGFKNGTDGTIKVAIDAINAAGAPHCFLSVTKWGHSAIVNTSGNGDCHIILRGGKEPNYSAKHVAEVKVGLEKAGLPPQVMIDFSHANSSKQFKKQMEVGADVCQQIAGGEKAVIGVMIESHLVEGNQNLEGSEPLVYGKSVTDACIGWDDTDTILRQLANAVKARRG
- a CDS encoding protein YbgS; its protein translation is MKMTKLATLFLTATLTLASGSVLAAETGTSDSNGDANAAAAAGQPAPDAKQNIAPNNVDNSQINTGNTNTGGTMLHPNGSGSGTMNHDNMSSDEVHKNSMCKDGKCPDPNDKVGNDANTKTDGTTQ